The genomic region ACACCGTGGGGCCGAATGTCAGCTGCTGCCTCCCCCAGAAAGCTCAGGATGTCTTCAATGGTGGCCGTGTAGGGCAGGCCTCGGAGGCGTACACAGTCCCTCCCAGTCCCAGGTGCCAGTGGGAAGGGGATGGGCAGCAGTGGGGCAGTCAGTGTAGGAAGGAGTGGGCCGGATGCATAGCGGTTCAAGACCTAGTAAGGAAGGCAGCAACAGGCTGGTCATGCCAAGTAGGGCAGGGACACAAAGGGCCGCCCTGGAGTAACAGTACATCTGGGGGTGGGGAGCCCTGGGCACTCACCTGCTGCACTTCTGCTGCAGTGCTCCGGAAGAGTTCAATGTATCGCTTACCCAGCATGCCCTTGTGCCTGCGCAGTGCAGCCTGTGCCAGCTCCTCACAAGCAAAGAGGGCGAAGGCATCACCAGTCGGCCGGCCATCAGGATGGCGCACAAAGAGCAGCCCCTCGGCACCCCCAGTCACTGGGCACTCTGGCCCCAGGAAGCCAAGCACGTCCGTTGGCCCAGCCGAGAAGGGCAGTCCCCGCAGCCGCAGGATCACTTGGTCTTCCCGTGACAAGAAACGAGCCACCTCTAGTGATGTGCCTGTGTATGAGAGTCGCCTGCTGACTTCACTCATGCTCCTCCAGACACTCACCCATGCAGGGGAGCAGGCAGGCAAGGGGTGGTGGGGAAGTGAGATGGATCAAGAACCAGGGGAGCCAGGCCCTGTTTGCAGTATACTCACCCCCTGCAATCTTTACAAACTCCTCCCCTGTTGCTTTATACACCTGTGGGTACAGAGAGCAGCAGCCCATGGGTCTCAGGCCTGACTCAGATTGGCCCTGCTCCGCTCCCAGCCCAAAGCCCCACCTCAATATAGCGGACGCCCATGTGGTGCTTGTGTCTCTGCAGCGCTAGGTCCCGCTGCTCGCTGTCCACAAAGCGGATGAGGGCCTCGCCATTTCTGCGGCCCTGGGCGTTGAGGCAGAGTGCTACACCACCCCTGTGGAGCCAGTGCTGTTAGTGCCTCCTGGGTAGGCCTGTCCAATTGGGCCCACCCACCCTGCCACACCCACCTGGCCACGTTGAGCCCTTTGAAGAAGCGAGCCACGTCCTGGTCTGATGACTGCCACGGCAACCCACGAGCCCGTACCACAGTCTCACTGTCCACCACATCAGCCTTGCTGCTgtaggggcagggcacagtgcTGTCAGAGCTATTCAGCTGTTgtcacccccagcccctgctcccaCACTCACCAAGGCCCCGTCTCGTATTTCTGCTTTATCACCTCGGGCTTCGAAAACAATTGACCTGAGAAAAGATGGCCTGGGGGTCAGCAGGGTCTGGTGGAGAGGGGTGTCCCCACCAAGTTCTGCAAAAAGTGGACAATTGAGAGAGATGAAGAAATGACAGGCcgagctcacgcctataatcccagcactttgggaggccaaggtgggtggatcatttgaggtcaggagttccagaccagcctggccaacatggtgaaaccccatctctactaaaaatacaaaaattagccgggcatggtggcaggcgcctataatcccagctactctggaggcttaggcaggagaatcgcttgaacccggaaagtggaggttgcagtgagctgagattgtgccactgcactctagcctaggctacagagggagactgtctcaaaaaaaaaaaaaaaaaaacaaagaaagaaatgacaaagaggatTCCCCCGTGGTCTCTTAGAGAAGGTCACAGTGGGGAGGAGCAATAGACAGGCATTTTTCATCCCTGAGAACAGGTGACAGGCAGTGAGGGAAACCTTACTGCTGGGCTCTTTGAGTAGATGGAGGATAACAGCTACCATTGTCTTGACTTCCCAGACCCCAAAGTCATCCTCTGTGGCATCTGTCTCCAGTCCTAAATCTATGGGCAGAGAAGTGACAGTGAAGACATCTTAGCATAAGCACTAATCCTGTTTACTCCTGGGCCCAACTCCCCTCCATAGACACATGCTGGAGACCAGCATACACATTTGTTTTGGCCCAGTTCATGTGTGCACATACAGATTCCCAGTCCAGACATAGACAGACACATACCCACATTCCAAACTCATCCTAGCACAGACACGAAGACACAGTACACTCAGGGACTTAGCAGATAACGCAGTCTTGTATGTGTCCATATTACCCACCCACAGCATGCACATACTCAGACACATGTACCCACAGTGGCTTCTCCACCCTAACCCTGCTGGGTCACAGATACCCTGTGCCATGGTGGCCACAGTGAGGTCCCTGGCAGGGCAGGTGCTTGGATGCTGCATATGGAATTCTCTTCGGAGGTCATAGAAGGAGAAGAACATGTCGGGGAGCACCAGGTTCTGGGGGCACATAGGATTGGGGATGAGCGCCCTGCCCACCCTCAGGACAACAGGGGTTCTGGGAACCTTACtgaccaccccaccccacccggTTTTCCTTCAGGAGCATACCTTCCTGGAGGCCTCGGGGTGCAGGACCTGTCGCAATAGCTGCTGCCCATCAGTGCAGAGCATGTAGGGGCCCCCGCCCAGCAAAGCCACATCCCCGTTCACCAGCTGTGAGAACTGGGGATAGGGAATGGGGAGAGAGAAACACACAGATTCACAGCTGGGCAGGCAGGAAGTGAGggtaggaggaggaaggaggcaggCTGCAAAGCTGGTTCAGCCAGATGTTCAGCCCTATCCTGCCTGGGAATAAGAGGCCACGCCTGTTGAGCCTAGCCCTATGTCCCttccccctcaccccccaacccTGTTCCAGTCCactgtcacctcctccaggccaAATGAGGGCAATCACATATAACCGAAgccctcaacacacacactccAGGAGTTTGGAGTGGGGCCAGAGCAAACACCTGGAGTGGGACAAGCAGGTGGGAAGGGGCGGGGCAAAGCAGGTTAAACCTGTCTTTGACCGGGCACCACCCTCAGACAGGTGGGGGAGGCCCAGGCCTGCCTGAGGCCCAGAAGGCTCATGGTCAATGGCAGCCCCGCCTCCAGGTCTGACCAACCGAGGGGCAGAGAAACTCCAAGGACAGAGCTCCACACTTGGACATCAGGGGCAGCATGAGCTTTGACCCACATCCTATTGACCGGCTGGCACTGAGCTGTTTGCTCATAGAGGGGGTGGCACTCCTGAGGCTGCCcagccctcccccagcctccatcCTTGCTGGAGAAATATAAACACTAATCAGTGACCCACGAACCCTCCCTGCCAATTCTGTGACACTTTACAACTTGGGGCTGACAGAGCAAGGCAACCCAGCTCTCCTCCAGCAAACTCCCCAAGTGAAGGGCCGGGAGCCCTTCTGGAACAGACAAGGAATCATCATCGTGGTGCCTCCTCATCAGGAACCACAAGAGTTGTTGGAAGATGAAAGAATGTGAGCGTATAAAAAGGACTTACACTAATTACACTCAAGAGTCACACATAGAATGAGCGCCGTAGTGaagataaggaaaagaaaacagcaatgGAAACCACCTCCCACTTCAGCTAGGGCAGGAGGCACCCCAGGCCTTTGCACTCAGCAGGCAGATAGTCCCCCAGGCGAGGCCGGGACAGCGCCCACGCCTGGCCAGCCGGCCGGGACAGGCCTAGACGAGCAGTTTACACCTGGCGGCGTCTACCTCTAGGGCCGACACCGCCCTACGCCTCCGCTCCAGCAGCTCCCAAGCAGGCCGAAGACGCGGGCGGCAAGGACAGGTGACCTATATGGGCCCCTCGACCCCTTTCGCTTCCGGCTGCAGCTCAGGGAGACCTGACCCAGCAGGTCTCCCAAAGGCGTCTCGGCCTCGCTCCCCGGGCGGGAACTGGGGATGGATCCCAAAGCCTGCGTCCCGATCCCTTCGGTAGGAGTAGGTTCCTGCAATGGTTGAAAAGTAAGGCGCCCAGGGGAATGGCTGGCACGCGCGGATGAAAGGGACACGCACACGTGAGAGTCGCTCAAAGTTTCAAACAAGACCCCAGTCCTGCCGCCTGGGCCGGTTGGTTGCGGCACGCCAGGCCTAGCCTCCGGCCGCCACTCCCGCCCAGAAATGTCCTCACGTCCAGGCCATGCCGCCACCCACCCCGGCGCTCACCTGCTGCAGCACCTTGTCCAGCGGCTCTGCCCGCGCCAGGCTGTCGGCGCTCAGGCCGCTCGCCTCGCGGCACTGCGTACTCAGTGCGGCCGCCTCGGCACGAACCAGCGATTTGTGCAGCGTCCCCACCTGTGAGCGGCGGGGGAAACCGATCAGCCGCGCCCCTCGACCCCGGAAGCTCCCTGGGGACCTCACCGCCTCCTTTCCACCCTACCTGGCGGCTCCGCGGCTCAACCACTTGCCAAACTAGGAGGATTAAGTCGGTCTCGTCCGAGCCCAGGTCCCGTCCCAGCGCACCCGCCGTAGCCCCGAAGAGGACGACCAGTGATCCGGGCCAGGGGCAGGGGTCCGCGGCGGGGTCGGCCGCGGGGTCAGGGCCCGGGggagggggcggcggcggcggcggagtcATGGCCGCAGAGGAAGGGGGCTCTCGGCCAGACACACGCGGACCGACGAGGCGCACGCACGCACCGACCGACCGCAGACGCGGATCAGCTTGGGCGGGACACCGTGTATCGGGGGCGGCACCTGCGGCCCGGCTGGCTCAGTGGGCGCTGCCGAGACCCGCCCGTGGCGCCCCGCGGGGCGGGGCGGCTACCGGCCCACGCCCTCTCCAGGCGAGTTACCTGCCGGCCCCGCCGGCCACGTGACCGGGGCGGCTCCGGGAACCTTGGGGGAGGGCCGCCAGAACCCAACCCAGGACGCAAGAGCTCACGCTCCCGGCCTGGGCGCACGCTTAGGATCCGGATTCCTACTTCCAGGGCTGGTCCTGCCTGATTTTGGGGGCTATCCCATTCTTCCGCTCTCCCCCCACTCTTCCCCAGGGGCCGTCAGGCCTCTGCAAAGGAGCGTGCAAGACAGAGGCCTTCTCCAGTATGGAAGTCACCAGGAGGCAGTCTAGGGGCTGTGGGGGTCAACACGGCAGGTCTGGGGTTGATGGAAGTCAAAGGGTCAAGGGGGCGGTGAGAGTTGCCGGGTATCACCCTGTAGGGGGATCACCAGAAGTCACCTGGGAAAGGGGAGGGCGGCGGGAACATCAGCGTTGTTAGAGCTGTGGGGTGGTCACCAGGGATCACAGGGAAGGGCTTGTCCACGCAGATGCTAGGGCcgagcgctagcctggcactgaGAAGTGCCAGAGCGCGGTCGTTGTGGGTTGGGAGTGGGCAGGCCTCAATGCTGGGGAAAGGAACCCCCCAAATCCCAGAGAGCTGCACCCTAGACGAGGCTGAGAGGGGTAGAACGGGCCTGGAGCCTCACTCCTACCCCACGTGTGGGGGCCTGCCTGCTTTCGTCCCTTTCTGGACGGTGGAGAAGCTGCCTGGAGATTGCGAGCGCTCTGGCCGATGGGGGGCTAGCGTTGAGCGTGTGTGCGCGCATGCGGGCTGCAGATCCTCCCTTTTCCATCCCGCACCTACAACCCAATTGACAGCCCCACATTTGGGGCTCCCATTCCTCCCTTTGCCCAGTGGAGCTTGGTGAGGCTCCTTTATGGCGCGTTTCCCGGCCGTTCCTTACTTTCCCAAACTCTCCCAGGGAggtgactgagaaactgaataagtgactgagaaactgaataaTCCAGCAGGAAGGAGGGGGCTCCAGCGTGGCGGGAACTGAGTCACGCGGTTGCCTAGCCCGACTCGAGACTGAGACGGGAGCCGCACCACGCGCTTTCGGACAAGGAGGGTGCTGCGGCCCGGCCCCTGGACAATGGAGAGAGCAGGGCACCCGGGCGCATCAGCAGAACTCATGCCCGGGAAAGGGGCGAGGCCCGGGGGGAGAGAGCTCAGCGTAGCTCCACTTGGCAGCTAAAGAAACAGGCGCCCGGGACGGAAATGACTCGCGCCCGGACACGGCGACAGGGAGAGCATGGGAAGTGCTTCCTTCGCCCGGCGGGTTCGAGCGAGTAGCACTTTACTTTCCCTACAGGCGGAGGCGGGCCTTGGTGCGCGGCTGTCCATCTCCGGACCGCCCACCCGGGCACTGGCCCATGCGTCTCCTCCCCCGGAAGCGGTAAGCGAATCAGGCGCGGGGGAAGGGAGAACGTTGCTCCTCGGGCCCCTCCTCCCGATAAGCCTGGAATGTCAAATATTTGTTCGCGGGGCGGGGCGCAACCGCGAGTAACGCTCCTCCCCCTCCCGCCCGGTAGCGCGCCTGCGCCTGGTGGAGGCGGCCCTTCCTCCGGCCACGCCCTTCCAGCCAACTCCCCTAAACCAGTGGCCCTAACCGCCGCATTCCTGAAGCTCCACAGAAGCACGTCGCTTCCTCCTTGGCTCCTGTCTGGGTTCCACTCTTACAGCACAGGGTCACAGCGTCCCCGCCCGGAGGTCTGGGCGCTACTCGGTCTCCTTCTCGCCCCTCCTGGCGACCTCATCTGTGCAGCCTCTAGGCCCTTTTTCCTCTTCAGCCTGAGTCTCGACGCCCGCTCTTCCCGGAAGCCACCTTCGCGAGGTGACTGCTCCATTGTGGCGTCTCTGGCAGTCCTGAGCGCTTTCCCACGGAAGACGCGCTTATGCGTGTCCAAGTCGCCGCTGGGTCGTGAACCTGAGGCACGGGCTGGTAGCACAGTGCGGCTCCCCTAAACTACCCCGGATGCCCATCCGGCTGCCCCCATAGCAAGACAACTCCTGCAACttagattctttttattttattttatttttttaatttttattattcttttctttgagacggagtcttgctcttgttgcccagactggagtgcaatggcgcgatctcggcttactgcaacctccgcctcctgggttcaagcgattctcctgcctcagcctcccaagtagctgggattacaggcgtgcaccaccacgcctgtatttttttagtagagacggggtttcaccatgttgatcaggctggatggtctcgaactcctgacctcaggtgatccacccgcctcggcctcccagtgctgggattacgggcgtgagccaccacgcctggctaatttttgtattttttgcagagacggggtctcgccatgttgaccaggctggtctcgaactccgcccacctcggcctcccgaagggctagaattataggcatgagctaccgtgcacTCAGCTCCAACCCTTGGATTCTTCTTTAAAAACCAAATTCGTTTAAATACTGGGCAGGAGGATGGGGTCCTGTTTTGCTGAGATCCCTTACTCATCTTCAGATGAGTCCTTCCAGATCACCCCATTATTACTAAACAACCCACACTCCTGACCCCAACCGACCCTCATTGCTTtctgccccccaaccccccaacttAACCAACTTATAACACGATTTATTAATCGTGTATTGTCTCCCCGCTCCATCATCCTATCCTCGAAGATAGAGGCTTACCCCCAACGCCtgtcactgaatgaatgaactgtTGTCTAAGGCTAGCTTCTTCTGCCACAGGGTATTTCAGCAATGGTAAGACACAGGCCTTTGCAGTAGGGTCTCATCTGTGCCCTTTCCTCCTCTCCAGCCCTGCCCCTTCTCTATCTAGGGCTCCAGCTCTtcctccagaatttttttttttttttttttgagacagagtctcgctctgtcccccaggctggagtgcaatggcatgatcccggctcactgcaacctccgcctcctgggttgacgcgattcctctgcctctgcctctgcctcagcctcccgagtagctgggactacaggcgcgcgccaccatgccgggttaatttttgtatttttaataaagatgggatttccccatattgaacaggctggtctcgaactcctgacctcgtgatccgcccgcctcggcctcccaaagtgttgggattacaggcatgagccaccgctcccggccttcCTCCAGATTTTCTACCTTCCGCAGGGGTACCTTCTGTAGTTTGAGATTTCTGTACTTCTCTAAAaattgtcccccacccccacccgacTCCTCGCTCCCCTGGGGTTCATGAATTAATGAATAGGAGATTGGTACGGCAGAGAGGTAAGCAAGGCCCCGGCGGCCCAGGCCGCCTGAGGTCAGCCGCCTTTCTCAAAACCGCGTGCCAGATATTTGGAAGAAAGAACTGGGTTCCGTGGGCCTCATACTCGCGAAATTTTACCCTCACCTTGGCCCTCAGGCCTGCCTGGGCTGCACTCCTAAAGGCAGCCGGCGCTGTTGCTTCGGGGACATGAAAGCCCGGGCAGATACAGGGTGGGAGGCGGGAAGCGTGGCGGGTCTCCTGGAACCTCCAGGGCGTCTAGGAGTGGTGCGAAAacgccctccctccttcccttcgcTACCAAGAAAGATCTCGCAGTGGAAGAGGATTCGACGCTGGGGATCACCGCGGAGATCCACACTCGCCTGCCCAGACCCGTCCCCGCTCTCAGCGACCCTCCTTATGTCCCGGGCCACCCCACTAGCCAGCGCGTTgggccccacctcccgggttgggATCCCCGCACCTGTGCGGAGTGGCTGCCGAGCACCCGCCAGAGGGCGCGCTGACTCCGTTGCCAGAACCAGGGGGGCAGGGGCGTGCGCCCGAGGTCGAGCAAAGCACCAGTACAGTGGTGAAAAGGGGGTCCCCTAGATGCCCCCATCAGGCCAATACcctttggctttatttttattttattttattttaattttattttgagacggagttttggtctcgtctcccaggctggagtgcaatggcgcgatttcggcccactgcaacttccgcctcccgggttcaagccgttctcctgcctcagcctcctgagtagctgggattacaagtgctcgccaccacgcccggctaatttttgtatttttagtagagacggggtttcaccatgttagccaggcagatctcaaactcctgacctcaagtgatctgcctgcctcggcctcccaaagtgcagggattagaggcgtgagccactgcgcctggcctattttattttgttttattttattttaatttttttgagacagagtcttgctctgtcgcccaggctggagtgcagtggcacgattttggctctctgcaacctccgcctcccgggttcaagcgattctcctgcctcagcctcctgagtagtgggattacaggcacgcaacaccacgcctagctaatttttgtatttctagtacagatagggtttcaccatgttggtcagcctggtctcgaactcctgacctcgtgatccgcccgcctctgcctcccaaagtgctgggattacaggcgtgagccaccacgcccggcttattttatttttatttatttttgagacagagtctcattctgtcacccaggctggagtgcaatggcacaatctcggctcactgcaacctccacctcccaggttcaagtgattcttgtgcctcagcctcctaagtagctgagattacaggcccacaccaccacgcctggctaattttttgtatttttagtagagacagggtttcgccacattgcgcAGGCaatatgcccacctcggcctcccaaagtgctaggattacaggtgtgagccaccatgcccggccttttattttatattttattttttaaaattttattgaaacggagtttccctctgtcacccaggctggagtgcagtggcatgatctctgttctGGGCCCTTTGCCTCCAGGGTTCTGTTGTGGCTGGATCAGTGTTAGGCATCTCGGGGCTGCAGGGAGACTGGCTGCAGAGGAATGGGGGACTGCTGAGCCATGAGCTTTAGGGAGATTCCACCGGCCTCTAAATGGACTCAGCTCTGGCCACCAAATCAGCCCGAAAGCCCTGGGCTTAGTTTGGTTGCCTCAAGCCCGGGATCCACCTAGTTCAGGTAGGGGAGCTTGGAGCTTAGGCCAGTGAGAGGGAGTGCAAAGGGCCAGGTAGCAGGAGGGGCGAAGGGTGTTGGCTGTGTGCTCACCCAAGGAAGATAGCACAACTAGACTGGCTCCTCAGTCTCTGGATTTATtctgttgatgaaaagagtcaaactctgtaaaatagttggacactttttttttttttttgagacaagagtctcgttctgtcacccaggctagcatgcagtggcgcgatctcggctcgctgcaagctccgcctcccaggttcacgccattctcctgcctcagcctcccgagtagctgggactacaggcacctgccaccatgcctggctaatttttcgtatttttagtggagacagggtttcattgtgttagccaggatggtctcgatctcctgacctcatgatccgcccgcct from Pan troglodytes isolate AG18354 chromosome 18, NHGRI_mPanTro3-v2.0_pri, whole genome shotgun sequence harbors:
- the ESRP2 gene encoding epithelial splicing regulatory protein 2 isoform X4, whose amino-acid sequence is MLCTDGQQLLRQVLHPEASRKNLVLPDMFFSFYDLRREFHMQHPSTCPARDLTVATMAQDLGLETDATEDDFGVWEVKTMVAVILHLLKEPSSQLFSKPEVIKQKYETGPCSKADVVDSETVVRARGLPWQSSDQDVARFFKGLNVARGGVALCLNAQGRRNGEALIRFVDSEQRDLALQRHKHHMGVRYIEVYKATGEEFVKIAGGTSLEVARFLSREDQVILRLRGLPFSAGPTDVLGFLGPECPVTGGAEGLLFVRHPDGRPTGDAFALFACEELAQAALRRHKGMLGKRYIELFRSTAAEVQQVLNRYASGPLLPTLTAPLLPIPFPLAPGTGRDCVRLRGLPYTATIEDILSFLGEAAADIRPHGVHMVLNQQGRPSGDAFIQMTSAERALAAAQRCHKKVMKERYVEVVPCSTEEMSRVLMGGTLGRSGMSPPPCKLPCLSPPTYTTFQATPTLIPTETAALYPSSALLPAARVPAAPTPVAYYPGPATQLYLNYTAYYPSPPVSPTTVGYLTTPTAALASAPTSVLSQSGALVRMQGVPYTAGMKDLLSVFQAYQLPADDYTSLMPVGDPPRTVLQAPKEWVCL
- the ESRP2 gene encoding epithelial splicing regulatory protein 2 isoform X2, with amino-acid sequence MTPPPPPPPPPGPDPAADPAADPCPWPGSLVVLFGATAGALGRDLGSDETDLILLVWQVVEPRSRQVGTLHKSLVRAEAAALSTQCREASGLSADSLARAEPLDKVLQQFSQLVNGDVALLGGGPYMLCTDGQQLLRQVLHPEASRKNLVLPDMFFSFYDLRREFHMQHPSTCPARDLTVATMAQDLGLETDATEDDFGVWEVKTMVAVILHLLKEPSSQLFSKPEVIKQKYETGPCKADVVDSETVVRARGLPWQSSDQDVARFFKGLNVARGGVALCLNAQGRRNGEALIRFVDSEQRDLALQRHKHHMGVRYIEVYKATGEEFVKIAGGTSLEVARFLSREDQVILRLRGLPFSAGPTDVLGFLGPECPVTGGAEGLLFVRHPDGRPTGDAFALFACEELAQAALRRHKGMLGKRYIELFRSTAAEVQQVLNRYASGPLLPTLTAPLLPIPFPLAPGTGRDCVRLRGLPYTATIEDILSFLGEAAADIRPHGVHMVLNQQGRPSGDAFIQMTSAERALAAAQRCHKKVMKERYVEVVPCSTEEMSRVLMGGTLGRSGMSPPPCKLPCLSPPTYTTFQATPTLIPTETAALYPSSALLPAARVPAAPTPVAYYPGPATQLYLNYTAYYPSPPVSPTTVGYLTTPTAALASAPTSVLSQSGALVRMQGVPYTAGMKDLLSVFQAYQLPADDYTSLMPVGDPPRTVLQAPKEWVCL
- the ESRP2 gene encoding epithelial splicing regulatory protein 2 isoform X5, with protein sequence MLCTDGQQLLRQVLHPEASRKNLVLPDMFFSFYDLRREFHMQHPSTCPARDLTVATMAQDLGLETDATEDDFGVWEVKTMVAVILHLLKEPSSQLFSKPEVIKQKYETGPCKADVVDSETVVRARGLPWQSSDQDVARFFKGLNVARGGVALCLNAQGRRNGEALIRFVDSEQRDLALQRHKHHMGVRYIEVYKATGEEFVKIAGGTSLEVARFLSREDQVILRLRGLPFSAGPTDVLGFLGPECPVTGGAEGLLFVRHPDGRPTGDAFALFACEELAQAALRRHKGMLGKRYIELFRSTAAEVQQVLNRYASGPLLPTLTAPLLPIPFPLAPGTGRDCVRLRGLPYTATIEDILSFLGEAAADIRPHGVHMVLNQQGRPSGDAFIQMTSAERALAAAQRCHKKVMKERYVEVVPCSTEEMSRVLMGGTLGRSGMSPPPCKLPCLSPPTYTTFQATPTLIPTETAALYPSSALLPAARVPAAPTPVAYYPGPATQLYLNYTAYYPSPPVSPTTVGYLTTPTAALASAPTSVLSQSGALVRMQGVPYTAGMKDLLSVFQAYQLPADDYTSLMPVGDPPRTVLQAPKEWVCL
- the ESRP2 gene encoding epithelial splicing regulatory protein 2 isoform X1, with protein sequence MTPPPPPPPPPGPDPAADPAADPCPWPGSLVVLFGATAGALGRDLGSDETDLILLVWQVVEPRSRQVGTLHKSLVRAEAAALSTQCREASGLSADSLARAEPLDKVLQQFSQLVNGDVALLGGGPYMLCTDGQQLLRQVLHPEASRKNLVLPDMFFSFYDLRREFHMQHPSTCPARDLTVATMAQDLGLETDATEDDFGVWEVKTMVAVILHLLKEPSSQLFSKPEVIKQKYETGPCSKADVVDSETVVRARGLPWQSSDQDVARFFKGLNVARGGVALCLNAQGRRNGEALIRFVDSEQRDLALQRHKHHMGVRYIEVYKATGEEFVKIAGGTSLEVARFLSREDQVILRLRGLPFSAGPTDVLGFLGPECPVTGGAEGLLFVRHPDGRPTGDAFALFACEELAQAALRRHKGMLGKRYIELFRSTAAEVQQVLNRYASGPLLPTLTAPLLPIPFPLAPGTGRDCVRLRGLPYTATIEDILSFLGEAAADIRPHGVHMVLNQQGRPSGDAFIQMTSAERALAAAQRCHKKVMKERYVEVVPCSTEEMSRVLMGGTLGRSGMSPPPCKLPCLSPPTYTTFQATPTLIPTETAALYPSSALLPAARVPAAPTPVAYYPGPATQLYLNYTAYYPSPPVSPTTVGYLTTPTAALASAPTSVLSQSGALVRMQGVPYTAGMKDLLSVFQAYQLPADDYTSLMPVGDPPRTVLQAPKEWVCL
- the ESRP2 gene encoding epithelial splicing regulatory protein 2 isoform X3 encodes the protein MTPPPPPPPPPGPDPAADPAADPCPWPGSLVVLFGATAGALGRDLGSDETDLILLVWQVVEPRSRQVGTLHKSLVRAEAAALSTQCREASGLSADSLARAEPLDKVLQQFSQLVNGDVALLGGGPYMLCTDGQQLLRQVLHPEASRKNLVLPDMFFSFYDLRREFHMQHPSTCPARDLTVATMAQDLGLETDATEDDFGVWEVKTMVAVILHLLKEPSSQLFSKPEVIKQKYETGPCSKADVVDSETVVRARGLPWQSSDQDVARFFKGLNVARGGVALCLNAQGRRNGEALIRFVDSEQRDLALQRHKHHMGVRYIEVYKATGEEFVKIAGGTSLEVARFLSREDQVILRLRGLPFSAGPTDVLGFLGPECPVTGGAEGLLFVRHPDGRPTGDAFALFACEELAQAALRRHKGMLGKRYIELFRSTAAEVQQVLNRYASGPLLPTLTAPLLPIPFPLAPGTGRDCVRLRGLPYTATIEDILSFLGEAAADIRPHGVHMVLNQQGRPSGDAFIQMTSAERALAAAQRCHKKVMKERYVEVVPCSTEEMSRVLMGGTLGRSGMSPPPCKLPCLSPPTYTTFQATPTLIPTETAALYPSSALLPAARVPAAPTPVAYYPGPATQLYLNYTAYYPSYPLMTTPV